CATATAGAACCATTAAAGCTAGATAATTAGGATATCTGCTTTGCTCATGGACCTTGAACATAATGTTGTGACCAGGGTAGTGGCACGAGACCCTTCGGTATTCTACATCGATCACGCCCCGAGCCAACAACTCCTTGGTCGCTTTATAATTAGGGCGTGCCAATCTTGTGTAGGCTCGAGAGCTGAGTATGAAGTCAATTTTGTCACCTTCAGCATAGTCAGTCACCACCACGTGCACTGCATCCTCACTGCAATATTGTGATGATGTGCACCTAACCTGAAGAATCATCATCAACAAAACCACTAATCATACattctatattattattattattattattattattattatggagaCCGAGTAAAGCAAACTATAGAGTTACTTTTTCATTAGTGCTATCTAACACAATCATTGTCCTTGAGCTTCATATGATAGGAAGAGTGTTTCGAGTTAAAGCAAGCTCAAACAGGTTGGGGTAGaccatgctagctagctagtgtgCTATACTTATTCACAACACTTATCCACTTAATTATTCACGCAATACTATGcactatattatttataagtttAGTGAGTATGTAAAATATTACTTATCATGAGAcctcttatatttattaaaaagtcaaaatattaatattttctttgataAGTTGATGTGGTAAGCTTCTACATCAGTAATGTATTTGATGTGTCAAAAAATAGGCTTGTAATTTTACCCGATAGCAAGCACCACAACCAGTTCCATTCCTATACAACTTAGAGACTCCAGTCACGATTCCATCATTGACAGTCCTTCCGAATTCTCCATACCCACAAGCTCCACCTATATGATCACCATTTTATAAGCTCAACTGTACATAGATGACATATAAAGCAAATAAGTTTTACACATTGCTAATTAttggtattaattattatttgatagAGAAAGAAAGTTGTTCAAAATAGTCGAGCAAATAATTCTTTCGGCATGCATGCACATAATAACTTGTAATGCATAGATATGAATAACTCCAAACTGATAGCCAAGTAATATCTAAAAGTGTATATGCAAACGTACTTTGAGAACCACGGCAGTTACGACTACCGTAGTAGGTTGCTCTTGATGTGTAAGTAGAAATG
This Carya illinoinensis cultivar Pawnee chromosome 11, C.illinoinensisPawnee_v1, whole genome shotgun sequence DNA region includes the following protein-coding sequences:
- the LOC122281001 gene encoding expansin-like B1 encodes the protein MGPVVLENQVGILCVICMVLLLPALCASQDISTYTSRATYYGSRNCRGSQSGACGYGEFGRTVNDGIVTGVSKLYRNGTGCGACYRVRCTSSQYCSEDAVHVVVTDYAEGDKIDFILSSRAYTRLARPNYKATKELLARGVIDVEYRRVSCHYPGHNIMFKVHEQSRYPNYLALMVLYAEGINDITAVELYLENCKQWRGMRRAFGAVWEMSDQVPSGPTKLRFQVSGNKWVESKNDLPASWNAGVAYDSDIQL